Proteins encoded together in one Telopea speciosissima isolate NSW1024214 ecotype Mountain lineage chromosome 4, Tspe_v1, whole genome shotgun sequence window:
- the LOC122657853 gene encoding beta-galactosidase-like produces the protein MMESWREMQLVLGLISLLCFWTSLLAHAAATQVTYDNGQLLINGEPRILISGSIHYPRSTAEMWPDLIQKAKEGGVDVIETYIFWNVHEPLRHQYNFEGDVDFIKFFKTVQEAGLYGILRIGPYVCAEWNYGGFPVWLHNLPGIELRTDNQVYKDEMQTFTTKIVDMVKKANLFAPQGGPIILAQIENEYGDIMKPYGEAGVKYMQWCAKMAESQNIGIPWIMCQQDNAPQPMINTENGFYGRWDWKPNNSKSPKMWTENWTASFKMWGLPARHRAAEDVAYAVARFFQSGGVLQNYYMYHGGTNFGRTAGGPYIATTYDYDAPLDEYGILNQPKWGHLKQLHEVIKSAEKILTKQSFINKDIQNNVMLTTFTDNSTGKSFCFLSNIDSKQDVNVDLGNNGKYFLPAWSVSLLADCNKEIYNTAKVITQTYLKTYKPSNVDTQFNWLWKAEPLKDALTGKGSFTANKLLEQKATTVDASDYLWYMTSVNIDDSFGKNAILHVNTTGHVLHAYVNKKRMGSDWSSDGKGFVFEKAVTLNKGTNHLSLLSATVGLKNYGSFFDMVPNGIVGGPVQLIGNDNVTKDLSSNEWSYKIGLNGENKQFYNDKLSHNKKWTLEGLPLNRPMTWYKTSFKAPLGNDPVVVDLLGMGKGHAWVNGHGIGRFWLTMIAKAPQGFECSEICDYRGQFHDTNCMPDCGLPSQRWYHIPRSFLNEGDNTLILFEEMGGNPTQINFQTVIVGKVCGNAYEGSIMELSCKGGQISAIEFASFGDPQGTCGSFKKGSSDVPNTLSVLQKACLKKESCSINVSGATFGFSNSNSNTPKKLAVQAVC, from the exons ATGATGGAGTCTTGGAGAGAAATGCAACTTGTTCTGGGTTTAATAAGCCTGCTCTGTTTTTGGACTTCACTTCTGGCACATGCAGCAGCAACGCAGGTCACTTATGACAATGGCCAACTTCTGATCAATGGAGAACCGAGAATTCTGATTTCAGGGTCGATCCATTACCCACGCAGCACTGCAGAG ATGTGGCCAGACCTTATTCAGAAAGCAAAGGAGGGTGGAGTCGATGTAATTGAGACTTACATTTTCTGGAATGTACATGAGCCCCTACGCCACCAG TACAATTTCGAGGGAGACGTAGACTTCATCAAATTCTTCAAGACAGTTCAAGAAGCTGGGCTATATGGCATTCTTCGCATCGGTCCTTATGTCTGTGCAGAATGGAACTACGG AGGATTCCCAGTGTGGTTGCATAATCTACCAGGAATTGAATTAAGGACAGACAATCAAGTGTACAAG GATGAGATGCAAACCTTCACCACCAAAATTGTTGACATGGTTAAAAAAGCAAACCTCTTTGCTCCACAAGGAGGACCCATAATCCTTGCACAG ATTGAGAACGAATATGGTGATATCATGAAACCTTATGGAGAGGCAGGGGTAAAGTATATGCAGTGGTGTGCAAAGATGGCTGAATCCCAAAATATTGGCATTCCATGGATCATGTGTCAACAGGATAATGCACCGCAGCCTATG ATAAATACAGAAAATGGATTTTATGGCAGATGGGATTGGAAGCCAAATAACTCAAAAAGTCCTAAAATGTGGACTGAAAACTGGACTGCCTC GTTCAAGATGTGGGGCCTACCAGCCCGCCATAGAGCTGCTGAAGATGTGGCTTATGCAGTTGCCCGTTTCTTCCAAAGTGGTGGTGTCCTCCAAAACTACTATATG TACCATGGAGGAACAAATTTTGGTCGTACAGCAGGTGGCCCGTATATCGCAACCACTTATGATTATGATGCACCACTCGATGAATATG GGATTTTGAATCAACCAAAGTGGGGACACCTAAAGCAACTTCATGAAGTGATCAAATCAGCTGAGAAGATTCTCACTAAGCAGTCATTTATAAACAAGGACATCCAAAACAATGTGATG CTTACTACATTCACGGACAACTCTACTGGAAAATCATTCTGCTTCTTGAGCAACATTGATTCTAAACAAGATGTGAATGTTGACTTGGGAAATAACGGCAAGTATTTTCTACCTGCTTGGTCTGTTAGTCTTCTTGCTGATTGCAACAAAGAGATCTACAACACTGCTAAG GTCATCACCCAGACATACTTGAAGACATACAAGCCAAGCAATGTTGATACCCAATTCAATTGGTTATGGAAGGCTGAGCCCTTGAAAGATGCCCTCACAGGAAAGGGATCGTTTACTGCAAACAAGCTTCTTGAGCAGAAGGCAACAACTGTTGATGCTAGTGACTACCTGTGGTACATGACTAG TGTGAACATCGATGATTCTTTCGGTAAAAATGCGATCCTGCATGTGAATACAACAGGCCATGTACTTCATGCTTATGTCAACAAGAAGAGAATGG GATCTGACTGGAGTAGTGATGGAAAAGGTTTTGTGTTTGAGAAAGCAGTCACATTGAACAAAGGCACTAACCATTTATCTTTACTCAGTGCCACAGTTGGATTAAAG AATTATGGATCATTTTTTGATATGGTACCCAATGGAATAGTTGGTGGTCCAGTTCAGTTGATTGGAAATGATAATGTTACTAAAGATCTATCATCAAACGAATGGTCCTATAAG ATTGGTTTGAACGGTGAGAACAAGCAATTCTACAATGATAAACTGTCCCACAACAAAAAATGGACCTTAGAAGGACTTCCCTTGAATAGGCCTATGACATGGTACAAG ACCAGCTTCAAGGCTCCTTTGGGTAATGATCCTGTGGTGGTAGATTTGTTGGGTATGGGTAAGGGACATGCCTGGGTGAATGGACATGGCATTGGAAGATTCTGGCTGACCATGATTGCGAAAGCCCCTCAGGGTTTTGAATGCTCTGAGATATGTGATTATCGTGGACAATTCCATGATACAAATTGCATGCCTGATTGTGGGCTTCCTTCTCAAAGATG GTACCACATCCCGCGATCATTCTTGAATGAAGGGGATAACACATTGATCTTGTTCGAAGAAATGGGTGGCAACCCCACACAGATTAATTTCCAAACTGTCATAGTAGGAAAGGTATGTGGGAATGCATATGAGGGAAGCATCATGGAACTCTCATGCAAAGGTGGCCAAATCTCTGCTATTGAATTTGCCAGCTTCGGAGATCCCCAAGGCACATGTGGATCATTTAAGAAAGGCAGCAGCGATGTTCCAAACACTCTTTCTGTGTTGCAGAAAGCATGTTTGAAAAAGGAATCTTGTTCGATCAATGTTTCAGGAGCAACTTTTGGATTCagcaactccaactccaacacCCCTAAGAAGTTGGCAGTGCAAGCTGTTTGCTAG